TCTTGAAAACTGAAGTCTGAATGTCATCTCCACCAAGGAATCACACTTCAGTGCAAACAAAATCACTGTGAAGAAGGATTCGGCAAATGGCAGTCCCATATAAGGTGAGGAATTTTGTTTGGAGAGCATGTCAAAATGCTATCCCAACAAACTCAAACATGGTTCGTCGTTGTGTTATTGAAGACTCAACTTGTTCCCTTTGATTACAAAGTCTAGAAGATGTATTACACTCCTTGTGGTCATGTCTGGGTCTAACTCAGGTCTAGGAGGATGATCCAAAATGGGCGTTTAGGAGCACCACTAGGTTCCAATCTTTTCCTCAAGTCCTCCTTCATGTGCTGGAATTAGGCTATAGTGGTGACCTTTTCACAATGCTTACCTGGAATATATGGTTTCGGTAGAATAAGGTTAGACTTCTCCACCAGGTTGGCCATTGGATTAGATAGCTCAGCAAGCCTAATAGTCCCTCCAGGAGTTTTAGTCAGCATAGCCAAGGAAGCCCATAGCAGCAACACCAGCTCAGGTACGTTGGAAGCCTCCACTGGTGGACTAggtgaaaattaattttgatggagcAGTGTTTAAGAATGAAGACAGAGCAGGTATTGGCATGGTTGTTAGAGATAGTCAAGGCATGGTCATGGCTTCTTTATCACAAAATATCCCACTCCCACACTCAGTTGTCAACCTGGAAACTTTGGCAGCATGTAGAGCACTTGAATTCTCCCTAGAGCTAGGCTTCGACAAAGCAATTCTTGAGGGAGACTCGATGATTGTCATGGCTGCACTAAGGGATACTTCTCCTTCATTAGCTTCATATGGTTTGTTACTTTAGGATGCCCAATTCATGGCACgtttatttacttgtatttctTTCCAACATGTTGGTAGAGTAGGGAATAATGTTGCTCACAACCTAGCTAGACATGCACTTCATGTCATTGGTTTTTaagtttggatggaggatgATCCTATCCAAATTTATGCAGCTTATCAGGCGGATTTGCCTGTTACTGaataaaaaacttcaaattcttctttctcaaaaaaaaaaaaaaaatgttaatgtttttttttaatactaggcttgctaggattttttttttttttttttaattttttggagattagagcattcacagtggtagtgttaaaaattttagctttttgcatctcaaaaagttactttatctattttaccacctcactttataatacacccaatatcaaattttctatttttttgatcttcattagttcatttaaaataatttaaacaactcactaaaataataaaggaagagagaaaatttgagtttttttaattgaacgaagagatataatcttaataaaatattttattttatttttaacaactagCTATAGTCAACtggtatttataccagtttaTTGTAATTACAACAAATTTAGCTTCaacttctccaataacacataatttttttattgtttttattaaatttttaggttGGATAATTGCTATTTAGATTAAACTAGTTAGACTGATTGGGGAGAAGGGGAGTCTAATGTTTTGAAATGGAGcccaactacaaaaataaaatagacaataacaaaaaaaattaaaaaatttggataAGGGGACCCGGGCCCCACCTGGGTCCGTCCCtgtccacacacacacacccaactACCTCAAACAATCAAGTGAAAGATCTGTGGATAGATCCAAAGAGGCAAACACATAAAGGAACTTCATATTGGTAGAGGAAATCCACCATAATATAAGTTGAAAGAGGTCATGCATGTTGGTATAAACCTCAAttgtatataattttcatgGTCGAATTGCATAAAATGCTGATTTTTGATGACATAGATTAGCATAATCATGCATCGAATTATATGACCATGCATTAAGATTTAGGTTATGATTTTATTAAACATCACATGATAAGCACATTTAAATTCAAGCAATGATTAGCTATTAAAGAacttgaataaaattttaaactaccCAAGAAATCAATGTTCTTTCTTTAAACAGATTTTTTAGTGCTTGAACCCAAAAAGGGAGGAAAATCAATCACTAACGAGTTTACAACCaatagaggttttttttttttttttttttttaaaaaaaaaaaaggtaaaaggcAGAAAATTTGACATGAGGAGCTACTGCTACATATTATTTCCAATACTTTAAAAAACTAAGCAAGTGAAAATTCTCATGACTATCACCATAGAGACATTCATATACAACTTTGGTCATCACTCATATGAACATTCTTGATCTCTCTTTCGATGCTGACTATGATGCAAAGGCATTGCCTAATCCACCAAATTTCCAAacctctttttttggtttttgttatttttttggattttttttttttggggggggggggggggggggggggtggtgttaATTGTGGCTAATGAGGTAACAATTAGGAGAAGAATTCCGGGTTGTCAAATGGGAAATTTGGGTCAATGTCCACCTTATCAAGTGAAAAGTCCAAGTTCCCAATTGGTGAATTGGTGACAGAAGTCGGGGCAGAAATTATGTCAGTGAGATCAGATTCGGATGTTTGCACATTGTGGCCTAGTCTGTAACTGTTTATGTGGCATGGAGACAGTGAAAACAGGTTGGATTCAGATGTTGCTGGTGATATAAAAGTTGGAGAAAAACTCCCCATGAAATTGTTCTCCAACATTATGGACTCCgagaaaatattattatcaGCATTGTCTGATCCAATTGGTGTAGAAGGGAAAGAAAAGGACGGAAATATGCCATCCTCTCTAGTTTCCATGTCCTCACTTTTAAGCCCACCTCCATAATTGAACACTATTTCCTGTGACTGTTGTTGGGGTTGaaactttcttttgttttcttttactgATGCCGATGCCACGTTTAAATGAGATGCTTGGCTACAAGTGTGACGACCTCGATAGGTAACTTCGAAAATAGTGGGGTCTTCATCACATCTTTGAACTTGCTTTGTGGCTAAACAGCCTTGTGAATGTCGATGAGTGCATCTATAATAACCCCTGCAATAGAAATAACTATGGGGTTACAAAAATGTGACAAGAAAATATCTTTGAAATTGTCATAAATATGTTTGAAGTTTTTGACAAAATGGTGGGAAGTAATGGCCCAACAAAACACTGTACTGTACTATTGTGGTCCAAAATCCAAATGGTACCTTCAGAGACGCTAGCTGGACATCTTGGACTAGGACCAGGTTTATTATCTCTAAATACTGTTAAAAAGGGTATTCAAAATTGCAAATGATTGTACAAGCTTCGGGCCACAAATATTTAGCTACAGCCAGAAAATTTAGTCCATCAATCAactgtaatttattttttatttttaatgaaacatCAAtcaattgacttttttttagaacaaatcAATCAATTGACTTGATAATGGGTTTTTGTATTTTCACATGTACAGAGAATCCGATGGGTTTCCTGACGCATACTAACATATTTTTATCAATATcttctattttaagaaattttttatgaaaaaattaaaaagttattaacttttttaatagtttttttaattttttataaaatattttcaaaaataaataattaatgcctGCCTTAAAGAAATACATTAACTagacactatatatatatatatatatatatatatatatatcttttagaTGCTCTTAACAACAACCTATGGTTTTGAATTAACTGTAATTCTCTGAGTAAACTCTTTCTCTGACATTGTCTTTTATTAAATAGGGTTTTGAATATACCCTtcttgatttaaaaaaagaaaaagaaaaaagaaacccaccCACATTACGCTAGCTGTCAGAAATAAAACCAAGACTATACTTTGATCAGAGCCTGCAATAGGACAGTGTATATAAGTATCCTCTAGAAAGCCTTTGGATAAGATCAAGCACAACAACTTtagatcatttttttctttaatcacAATGATTAAAGAGCCTAAGGCTTGTATGGCTCCAAACAAAAGGCGTTCCTAGCTACTTTGGATAAGACAATAGATGTTTGTCACTTAAAGGTGGACTGGACAACTCCACAACATCACATGTCAACTATGCATATGTTTTTTCAAGACAAAATATAACGAAAATCTAGGCTTCCTTTTAGTTTTTACTTCAGACACACATCAATGATTAGAGAGCAAGGCAAAAACTTTCTTACCTCGGAAAATTAGCTCCAAGGATGTCTTTCTGCCCATATTTTCTCCAGCTATAACCATCATCAAGAGGGCCTTCTAGCCCTGTCCCGGAGCAAACCTTCACTTGTTCTGTCCATCGGGGCAATGTCTTTCTGTACCACACAAATACATTTAAGATTAGCAAACCCTCACATTCAAACGTACCTTAGCTAACTTAAGTAGAACTAATTGTTGGTTGAGgtctaatttttaccttttcttgTAGACATCTTTGTGCTTAGAGTCTTGGTCATAGCCTTCACTTCTTGGGCTAGTAATGGCAAAAGAACTAGGCGATTCAAGATTGTTGATGCTGGATTTGGGCTCTTCTACACAAGCACCCCAATTTATCATTGAAAGTGCTTTTTCATAAGAAGAAAGTATCTTCTCAATTAAGAATTCACAAGTTTCATGCGACGAAGAAGGGTTAAGATGATTCATAAGCTGCTTTGCTAGCTCTTTCCCTTGATTCAGTTCACTGATCAGAGTCTTTTGCTCCCATTCCATGGCCATTTCAATTAggaaaaatgctcaaaaaaaaTTGGCACAGCTTTAGCTTAAGAACAGTAGGGATTGCGGAGATGGAGGGCAAGCAAGGTACAAAGGTCTATAGCACGTGAAGGAGGAACATTCAAGGCTATGAAATTTATATAACGATGTCCAAAAAGGAAGTTCAAAATGGGATATGGTGAGGCCGAAAATTGTTGAAGCAGAAGCTGCAAACATGAAAATATCTTGCATGACACCCAAGTAAGCTATGAAATGTGTTGTTGTATAGATGAAATGAGATGGGATAGCAAATGGGTTGGAATGATTAATGGCTAAGTAAAAGATGGCTATGAAATGTGGTAGTAATAGTGACCAGAAGCTCCAAATCTTGAATTGATGTTAAAGGGTAAGTGATTATAGAGTGAAGGAGGTATGAACTGTGAAGCTGAGGTGAGAGCTGAAAGCTTATGTATACTACAAGGAAAgcgaaaatattttctttagtgAAGAAATTGGGAGGAAAGGGATGatataaggagagaaaagagaaggaaaagagaCAAGTTTGACCAAAGAAAACCGAGTAAGGAGGTTTTTCCGCAAATGGACCAGTTTCTTGTAAGGGGATTATAATAGTATAGATTGAGAAAAGGTCTATTTGCTGACTGATTCAAACCCACAAAAAGGGTTGCCAATAAAACTCACTCACATTACATTTGATGTgatatcattttctctctcttacaagGACTGAGGAACAACGCGGAAGAAGGCTTGAAGATTCTCGtctcatcactttttttttttttttggcttaatcATCTCTGACTGTCCAATGTATTCATACATTTCACACTCCTTTAATTTGTGAAATATTGTGGATGGAGAATTTGAGATAAGGGTTTTTCGGCTTATGCGCCTGACGTAGTTCGCTAGAGCCATGACTAACCCCTTGCTTACGGTGATGTTGATTGATCACCATGTGAGTAGCACTCCCAAACATGAAGAagacatcatatatatatatatatatatatacatatataatatttttggaaagaCATCATAGTTCATAGAtatgttttgcatttttattgCAAATCTATAAagtatcttctttttttaacaaatctatAAAGTATCTTTCTCTATTATTTATCCATGTTCTAAATTATTTCTGCGAAGGAAAATGATTGCCATATCTATATGGGTTCAATTCTATATTAAGGACACACATTAATTATCCAttttgaaaaaactatcaaatggTTCACTAATGTAGGCTCTAAGAGCATATGTTAATAACACCATTTTCTATATAcctttcaaaatattaatttggtCTTTAGAAATAAGTTGTGTTGTCACATCATCCCAATCAATCAAAGATCAAGTTGAAATACATTATATATGTGGCATTTGATTTATAATGATTTATAAAACTAAcaattggttttaatttttttttagaccaTTGAGTTATCATAAACACAACATATTAACTAGTTTGTATATTTGTGGCGTTTGATTTATAATGATTATTCTTTATCATGAAATAACGATAAAACTAAcaattggttttaattttttttagaccaTCGAGTTACCATAAACACAACATATTAACTAGTTTGTAATTGATGTATGCAGAATTCTAAACCTTGTCCTTTATTGGACATCACATCAATTAGTTTGTAATTGATGTAGGAAACATTCAAACCTTAGGAACTTTATTGGACATCAAGAGGCTTTGTAGTTGAGATAATTAGAACTCACAATTTAATTTAGGATTTGAGTAGAAATGAACTTGttttataattaagaaaaatgctattatgcctttatatatatatataaattgggGTCTATGcatttaatggaaaaaaaatggtaattatGGAGACTTCAAATAAGAATTCGTTAAAACATATACCACTTTAATTTCTCCCCATTTTGGAATGATAAACAAATGGACTTAAGTTCctctttttaaattctaaaataagagaatgaaaataaaaagtttcaaaaatccTTTTAATTCCATTCTAGCCCATATTCTACTCTCCCATGCGCGaaagaaaattcttaaaataaaatacaaataaaataaaaaagacttaaaaatctttaaaggaaaatattagttttgagtacatacattttttttttaaagaaacttttGAGTacataccttttcttttctttttttcttttttgaggaaaTTGAGTACATACTTGTGTATgattttttcatgaaaattgtaaggttgaatttattcaatcatgtgttggctttattccgtaccaaatttgcttgtattttagtaaTTAGATAGCTTGTATTTATGCgggaataatgtaagggttgtgtgtgagaaaaGTGTGAAGAATTCAATTGTGTGAGTATTTAAGAGGTttctcgcaactggatctcgcgagtGACTCACGACTAGCAACTCGCCAAAATGCCACACGTGTGAAGTATGTAGGAAGCTGAAGGGTCATGACAGCtagagcactataggacaaaaattGATAGTTTGGCGTAGCAGTTAACTTGCAAGACTAAGTCGCCAAAATGCCatgttttgcaaaaaaaatgacttttcatATTCCTCacataccctactataaatacctttatacccatgaaatgtagagagcttctagagagaattttgagagagaaaccctagagaaaaccaagattgactcatccacaatcttagacatttgattctccaaattcctctactctgaCCCTCTCCATTGACA
This genomic stretch from Quercus robur chromosome 4, dhQueRobu3.1, whole genome shotgun sequence harbors:
- the LOC126721251 gene encoding probable WRKY transcription factor 53 — protein: MAMEWEQKTLISELNQGKELAKQLMNHLNPSSSHETCEFLIEKILSSYEKALSMINWGACVEEPKSSINNLESPSSFAITSPRSEGYDQDSKHKDVYKKRKTLPRWTEQVKVCSGTGLEGPLDDGYSWRKYGQKDILGANFPRGYYRCTHRHSQGCLATKQVQRCDEDPTIFEVTYRGRHTCSQASHLNVASASVKENKRKFQPQQQSQEIVFNYGGGLKSEDMETREDGIFPSFSFPSTPIGSDNADNNIFSESIMLENNFMGSFSPTFISPATSESNLFSLSPCHINSYRLGHNVQTSESDLTDIISAPTSVTNSPIGNLDFSLDKVDIDPNFPFDNPEFFS